A genomic region of Pararge aegeria chromosome 11, ilParAegt1.1, whole genome shotgun sequence contains the following coding sequences:
- the LOC120627634 gene encoding phosphoglucomutase-2 — translation MVVCNSGDSKLDAAVTGWLKHDKNPVTRQEVLDDIANSKWDKLRKTMLKRQKFGTAGLRGRMGAGYMCMNDVVVLQTAQGLCSYLQKVCNQSQLRNGVVVGFDGRYNSKRFAELTAKVFVSSSIPVQLFSEVCPTPFVSFATILYGAAAGVMVTASHNPKEDNGYKVYWGNGSQVITPHDDNILEEIWTCLNIPEDHWNIEEIRNHDQVKDCFEQVTSKYMEYIKSCLHEDVLEDNRKAGISTVYSAMHGVGYDSVVRAFEAANLKVLLSVKEQQDPNPDFPTVTFPNPEEKECLELSKKLAEGNNVKLVLVNDPDADRLAVAEYNVESKSWKVFTGNEMGSLLGWWILHQHTKHGSVQDEDEIFLLASFVSSKMLRAIAKGKGQLVETLTGFKWMGNTTLLLLQQDKIPLFAFEEAIGYMCSPRVPDKDGVSAAVQVASLASNLYSKGSSLVDQLQALYVEYGFHVSHNAYFLIREPTVVQKIFSRIRNFHGPGLYPKNVGTCEVTFLNDFSSGVRLPEEVNGEGHLRVLGTGLDQDYTSGEMIFFQCSNGLSVTIRTSGTEPKLKYYTELVCNAPTIAEQDEKKIFLEQIVKEFIDELIQPKENGLIG, via the exons AATCCAGTAACGCGTCAAGAAGTATTGGACGATATAGCGAATTCAAAATGGGACAAGCTAAGAAAGACCATGTTAAAACGCCAGAAATTTGGCACGGCGGGTTTGCGCGGACGCATGGGCGCTGGCTACATGTGCATGAATGATGTAGTAGTCTTACAAACTGCTCAG GGTCTCTGCTCGTATTTACAAAAAGTTTGTAATCAATCACAACTGCGCAATGGAGTTGTCGTGGGCTTTGACGGACGTTACAACAGTAAAAG GTTTGCAGAGTTAACGGCGAAAGTCTTTGTGTCATCATCAATACCAGTACAACTGTTCTCGGAAGTATGTCCAACCCCATTTGTATCGTTTGCGACGATTTTGTATGGAGCCGCCGCAGGGGTTATGGTCACGGCGTCCCATAACCCAAAAGAAGACAACGGGTACAAAGTGTACTGGGGTAATGGATCGCAGGTTATTACGCCACATGATGATAATATTCTAGAGGAAATATGGACCTGTTTAAA CATACCAGAAGACCATTGGAACATCGAAGAGATTCGCAACCACGATCAAGTTAAAGACTGTTTTGAGCAAGTGACATCAAAATACATGGAGTACATAAAGTCTTGCTTGCACGAGGATGTTCTAGAGGACAACAGAAAAGCTGGGATAAGTACAGTGTACAGTGCTATGCATGGAGTTGGATATGATTCTGTGGTCAGGGCATTTGAGGCTGCTAACTTGAAG GTTCTGCTAAGCGTAAAAGAGCAGCAAGACCCGAATCCCGATTTCCCAACAGTAACATTCCCTAATCCGGAAGAGAAGGAATGTTTGGAGCTTAGCAAAAAACTTGCAGAGGGAAATAACGTTAAACTTGTCCTTGTGAACGATCCAGACGCGGACAGACTAGCAGTTGCCGAATATAATGTTGA ATCAAAATCATGGAAAGTTTTCACCGGAAATGAGATGGGATCGCTGCTAGGCTGGTGGATACTGCATCAGCACACTAAACACGGTTCCGTACAAGATGAAGACGAGATATTCCTGCTCGCGAGTTTTGTCAGTTCAAAAATGCTCCGAGCTATAGCGAAGGGCAAAGGCCAGTTGGTTGAGACGCTCACTGGTTTTAAATGGATGG GAAACACAACACTCCTGTTGTTACAACAGGATAAAATACCATTGTTCGCGTTCGAAGAAGCCATTGGCTACATGTGTAGTCCAAGAGTGCCGGACAAAGATGGCGTCTCCGCCGCTGTGCAG gtgGCATCCCTAGCGTCGAACCTTTACTCCAAGGGGTCGTCCCTAGTTGATCAGCTGCAAGCATTATACGTGGAGTATGGCTTTCACGTCTCACATAACGCGTACTTCCTTATCCGTGAACCGACAGTCGTACAGAAGATATTCAGCCGAATCAGAAATTTTCACGGACCTGGATTG TACCCAAAGAATGTTGGTACATGCGAAGTAACATTCCTAAACGACTTCAGTTCCGGAGTTAGACTACCCGAAGAAGTCAACGGAGAAGGACATTTGA GGGTACTGGGAACGGGGTTAGACCAGGACTACACGAGCGGTGAGATGATCTTCTTCCAATGCAGCAACGGACTGAGCGTCACGATACGCACGAGCGGAACTGAACCCAAGCTCAAATACTACACCGAACTCGTGTGTAACGCGCCCACGATAGC ggAACAAGACGAGAAGAAAATCTTCCTCGAACAAATAGTGAAAGAGTTTATAGATGAGCTAATTCAGCCAAAGGAAAATGGTTTGATCGGTTGA